Proteins found in one Tsukamurella paurometabola DSM 20162 genomic segment:
- a CDS encoding SDR family NAD(P)-dependent oxidoreductase → MTTIEQPLLNTVEHLGLAGKTVLITGATAGIGRAAVDRFAAAGANVVATGRAEAGLGAIIEASRQHPAGAGQVRVVRCDVACDDDVAHAVGYAVAEFGSLDVAFNNAGTFGRFAPIHQDDEANFDTVIGTNLRGVWSCMRHEVTAMLANGGGSIVNTASVAAHLGHAKSALYSATKHAILGLTKSVALQYADQGIRVNVLSPGSTDTEMLRSIYPDAETINARKRRAPMRRLGEPTELADAALFLASPFSAYVTGQALVADGGVIAGSA, encoded by the coding sequence GTGACCACGATCGAACAACCCCTCCTCAACACGGTGGAGCACCTAGGGCTGGCCGGCAAGACCGTGCTCATCACCGGTGCGACAGCCGGAATCGGCCGAGCGGCGGTCGACCGTTTCGCCGCCGCAGGCGCCAATGTCGTCGCCACCGGACGGGCCGAGGCGGGACTCGGGGCGATCATCGAGGCGTCGCGCCAGCACCCGGCGGGGGCCGGACAAGTGCGGGTCGTGCGCTGCGACGTGGCGTGCGACGACGACGTCGCGCACGCGGTGGGCTACGCGGTGGCCGAGTTCGGTTCCCTCGACGTGGCGTTCAACAACGCCGGCACCTTCGGCCGATTCGCGCCGATTCACCAGGACGACGAGGCCAATTTCGACACCGTGATCGGGACCAACCTGCGAGGGGTCTGGTCCTGCATGCGGCACGAGGTCACTGCGATGCTCGCGAACGGTGGCGGCTCGATCGTCAACACCGCCTCGGTAGCCGCACACCTCGGGCACGCGAAGAGCGCCCTGTACTCGGCTACCAAACACGCGATCCTTGGATTGACCAAGTCCGTCGCGCTCCAATACGCGGACCAGGGCATCCGGGTCAACGTGCTCAGCCCGGGCTCCACGGACACCGAGATGCTGCGGTCGATCTACCCGGACGCGGAGACGATCAACGCGCGGAAGCGCCGAGCCCCGATGCGGCGCCTCGGCGAGCCGACCGAGCTCGCCGACGCGGCACTGTTCCTCGCCAGCCCGTTCAGCGCCTATGTGACGGGCCAGGCGCTCGTCGCCGACGGCGGCGTCATCGCCGGATCGGCCTGA
- a CDS encoding helix-turn-helix domain-containing protein, which yields MTAHDTVHTPLADRLNSLFESTASGSGKCTNNEVARALKDLNPELRVSGAYLSALRSGARARPSVELLVALAEHFGVSVSYFTAQEPAVPLAENYQRQLNELGVRRIAMRAVGLDEDNLSTVTTVLDHVRKLQGLPPIEGDGDEDVSAGAP from the coding sequence ATGACCGCGCACGACACCGTCCACACGCCGCTGGCCGATCGGTTGAATTCGCTCTTCGAATCAACCGCCAGTGGATCTGGAAAGTGCACCAACAACGAGGTTGCGCGGGCATTGAAGGACCTGAACCCGGAGCTGCGGGTCAGCGGTGCGTATCTGTCGGCGCTGCGTTCGGGGGCGCGCGCTCGACCGTCGGTCGAACTGCTGGTGGCACTGGCAGAGCACTTCGGGGTGTCGGTGTCGTACTTCACCGCGCAGGAACCGGCTGTGCCGCTCGCGGAGAACTATCAGCGTCAACTGAACGAGCTCGGTGTCCGCAGGATTGCGATGCGTGCCGTCGGGCTCGACGAGGACAATCTGTCGACCGTCACCACTGTCCTCGATCACGTGCGGAAGCTCCAGGGGCTTCCGCCTATTGAGGGGGATGGCGATGAGGACGTATCTGCAGGCGCGCCGTAG
- a CDS encoding MAB_1171c family putative transporter produces the protein MASAENVLAALGTPMYVVAAVMCWLGVALHVRRLLVGRRSTGAIAMLCAFVFKSVTFTLAVPAVYVFVDRVVELPNISRLILNVSGGVLWTGSTLIAFSFWEIGGSPRRASVWTYVTVAGVGAIAMTVLWANCRRVEVASAFPVGGALSPAIIGYLTMYILVLSIGLRQMLVNCTAGQQLPFRPNVRVGLRITAFGARTYLLFCAIRATSILLAVLGVNVSVLQLTTAPLTALAVSVMVIGLSAMAWTPVSGRVSERARRNREYRHLRRLWRDLCDVDDGIRLTPHGSVVGDRGFRLYRRAIEVQDGLMAMVPAELARALATCAASGDSGRAARELAAAIDERLRPSRPSTPPSEPVGLSLHAPSVADISWLAVVGREYRHLTSSGRMLSRIA, from the coding sequence ATGGCGTCGGCCGAGAACGTTCTTGCGGCGCTGGGGACGCCGATGTACGTGGTCGCCGCGGTCATGTGCTGGCTGGGAGTCGCGCTGCACGTCCGTCGATTGCTCGTTGGGCGTCGGTCGACCGGTGCCATCGCGATGCTGTGCGCCTTCGTCTTCAAGAGCGTGACGTTCACCCTCGCCGTGCCCGCGGTATACGTCTTCGTTGATCGAGTCGTGGAGCTCCCCAACATCTCACGGCTGATCCTCAACGTCTCGGGCGGTGTGCTGTGGACCGGCTCAACTTTGATCGCGTTCTCTTTCTGGGAGATCGGCGGCAGCCCCCGGCGCGCCTCCGTGTGGACCTACGTCACGGTCGCGGGCGTCGGCGCGATCGCGATGACGGTATTGTGGGCCAATTGTCGGCGGGTCGAGGTGGCCAGCGCGTTCCCGGTCGGTGGTGCTCTGAGCCCCGCGATCATCGGCTACCTGACCATGTACATCCTGGTGCTGTCGATCGGGCTGCGGCAGATGTTGGTGAACTGCACCGCCGGCCAGCAGCTCCCGTTCCGGCCGAATGTGCGAGTCGGGCTGCGCATCACGGCCTTCGGTGCGCGAACCTACCTGCTGTTCTGTGCGATTCGGGCGACCTCGATCCTGCTCGCGGTCCTCGGCGTCAACGTCTCGGTGCTTCAATTGACGACCGCACCGCTCACGGCGCTTGCCGTCTCGGTGATGGTGATCGGCCTGTCCGCGATGGCATGGACACCGGTCTCGGGCAGGGTCTCCGAGCGCGCGCGGCGCAACCGTGAGTACCGGCACCTGCGTCGGCTCTGGCGCGACCTGTGCGATGTGGACGATGGGATTCGACTGACGCCGCATGGCAGCGTCGTCGGAGATCGCGGCTTTCGCCTATATCGCCGGGCCATCGAGGTGCAGGACGGTTTGATGGCCATGGTCCCGGCCGAGCTCGCTCGCGCGCTTGCGACCTGTGCGGCGTCCGGTGACTCAGGCAGGGCGGCGCGGGAGCTCGCCGCCGCCATCGACGAGCGCCTGCGCCCCAGTCGCCCTTCGACACCCCCGAGCGAGCCGGTGGGGCTCTCTCTGCATGCCCCGTCGGTAGCCGACATCTCCTGGCTCGCGGTGGTGGGGCGGGAGTATCGGCACCTCACTTCGTCGGGGCGGATGCTCAGCCGTATCGCATGA
- a CDS encoding L-threonylcarbamoyladenylate synthase, protein MHATSIARWDAQSEEAAVELLASEGHLIVSPTKVGYILAATDGAGLERKFAAKQRKRTKPGVVLCSSLEQLAELAELNDEVAELYRVHWDQDILLGCILPWRPDALASFPDSVARDLATDLRQTSCFVIRFGRPTENIARRLWEDHRRLMFASSANPSGMGNRGVVEGIGDRIRDEADLIIEADEYVRSIQPDTEARHEQGVMVSFVDAEGKLVPVQRRQRSITPAPAMIRGGLQQDEIMANLAGIFPSWDFRHGDYY, encoded by the coding sequence ATGCATGCCACGTCGATCGCCCGTTGGGACGCGCAGTCGGAGGAAGCCGCGGTCGAGCTTCTCGCCTCGGAGGGACACCTGATCGTCAGTCCGACCAAAGTGGGCTACATCCTGGCCGCCACGGACGGCGCGGGGCTGGAGCGGAAGTTTGCCGCCAAGCAGCGCAAGCGTACCAAGCCTGGGGTCGTGCTCTGCTCGTCCCTTGAGCAACTCGCCGAACTCGCGGAGCTCAACGATGAAGTGGCCGAACTCTATCGCGTTCATTGGGATCAGGACATCCTGCTGGGCTGCATCCTGCCCTGGCGGCCCGACGCCCTGGCCTCGTTCCCGGACTCCGTGGCGCGGGATCTCGCGACAGACCTGCGGCAGACGAGTTGCTTCGTGATCCGGTTCGGCCGGCCCACCGAGAACATCGCGCGACGGCTGTGGGAGGACCATCGTCGCTTGATGTTCGCTAGCTCGGCGAACCCGTCGGGTATGGGAAACCGGGGCGTGGTCGAGGGAATCGGCGACCGGATCCGCGACGAGGCGGACCTGATCATTGAGGCTGACGAATATGTGCGCTCTATCCAGCCCGACACTGAGGCTCGCCATGAGCAGGGCGTGATGGTGTCGTTCGTGGATGCCGAGGGCAAGCTCGTTCCGGTGCAACGTCGACAGCGCTCGATAACGCCGGCTCCGGCGATGATCCGCGGCGGGTTGCAGCAGGACGAGATCATGGCGAATCTCGCGGGAATCTTCCCGAGCTGGGACTTTCGCCACGGCGACTACTACTGA